A single Methanothrix sp. DNA region contains:
- a CDS encoding Coenzyme F420 hydrogenase/dehydrogenase, beta subunit C-terminal domain: MRLWIDDHQIETDGAATILEAALSAGIHIPTLCHHPALEPFGSCRLCTVEIEKEGKKRFVTACNYPVEEGLVVRTATPAVLNLRRMVVELLFARCSKEESIQKLAGEYGIREPRFLPEAERCILCGLCCRVCAELVGVFAINFQNRGTERDVDAPYGELSEDCIACGACSMVCPTSAISEQKNIFPLTADDCLRIEEEHLKGERDDLLGVCSEIFSARAEIRGQDGGVATSLLSRALKEDLIDSAVVAYERAGFGGRAVAVDDIDAVVRAKGTKYVRLSVLPPLLEALGEGKRRIAVVGTPCQIRVVRRLEQSGYLEDRYPDAEIFLLGLFCFESFDYRRLKDHMNELLGIDIEDANKVQIAKGRFIATLGEEEYSCSVRELEDDIREGCRLCGDLVSRLADISIGSVGSPEGYSTVIVRSKKGEELLHGLQLARKEAKREDIVKLARIKRESADINLQRVKLP; this comes from the coding sequence TTGAGGCTCTGGATCGATGATCATCAGATAGAGACGGACGGCGCTGCCACTATTCTCGAGGCGGCCCTATCGGCAGGAATCCATATTCCCACCTTATGCCATCACCCTGCGCTTGAGCCCTTTGGGTCATGCAGGCTCTGTACTGTGGAGATAGAAAAGGAGGGCAAAAAGAGATTCGTCACCGCCTGCAACTATCCAGTTGAAGAGGGGCTGGTGGTCAGGACGGCCACCCCTGCAGTCCTGAACCTCAGGCGGATGGTAGTGGAGCTTCTTTTTGCCAGATGCTCGAAAGAGGAATCGATCCAGAAGCTGGCAGGAGAATACGGGATCCGTGAACCTAGATTCCTGCCAGAGGCTGAGAGATGCATTCTCTGCGGCCTGTGCTGTCGGGTCTGTGCAGAGCTGGTGGGTGTATTCGCCATCAACTTTCAGAACCGGGGCACTGAGAGGGATGTGGACGCCCCATACGGGGAGCTGTCCGAGGATTGCATCGCCTGCGGTGCCTGCTCTATGGTCTGCCCCACCAGTGCGATCAGTGAGCAGAAAAACATCTTCCCCCTCACTGCTGATGATTGCCTGAGGATAGAGGAGGAGCATCTCAAAGGGGAGAGGGATGATCTCCTGGGGGTCTGCAGCGAGATTTTCTCTGCCAGAGCGGAGATCAGGGGGCAGGATGGCGGGGTTGCCACCTCTCTTCTCTCCCGCGCCCTGAAAGAAGATCTGATAGACTCGGCTGTGGTGGCATATGAGAGAGCGGGGTTTGGAGGGAGGGCTGTCGCAGTAGATGATATCGATGCTGTGGTCAGGGCGAAGGGGACGAAATATGTGCGCCTCTCAGTTCTGCCCCCCCTTCTTGAGGCTCTGGGGGAGGGGAAGAGGAGAATTGCCGTGGTCGGCACCCCCTGTCAGATCAGGGTGGTCAGGAGGCTGGAGCAATCAGGCTATCTTGAGGATAGATATCCGGATGCAGAGATTTTCCTCCTCGGCCTGTTCTGCTTTGAGAGCTTTGACTACAGGAGATTGAAAGATCATATGAATGAGCTCTTAGGCATCGATATAGAAGATGCAAATAAAGTTCAGATCGCAAAAGGAAGATTCATTGCCACTTTAGGTGAAGAGGAGTACTCCTGCAGCGTCCGGGAGCTGGAGGATGATATTCGAGAAGGCTGCCGGTTATGCGGCGACCTGGTCTCCAGGCTGGCCGACATCTCCATAGGATCGGTGGGAAGCCCGGAGGGATACTCCACAGTGATAGTCAGATCAAAAAAGGGCGAAGAGCTGCTGCATGGGCTGCAGTTGGCCCGCAAAGAGGCAAAACGAGAGGATATCGTCAAGCTGGCCAGGATCAAGAGGGAGAGCGCGGACATCAATCTGCAGAGGGTCAAACTCCCTTGA
- the nuoE gene encoding NADH-quinone oxidoreductase subunit NuoE, whose translation MEMQDMQDMQDMQDMQNVQNMQNMQDMQNMRDMQDMQNMRDMQDMQDMQNMQNMQNMEHKRLVEMIEQHEGREESLIQLLLDLQSEFNWISKDALREISERMRIPSSRIYRIASFYEAISLKPVGKHKISVCMGTACQVRGSQKILDRTEFKLNVGQGGTTRDMKFTLKRVNCLGCCAIGPVMVVDEDYHGRVTSNNVEGILSKYD comes from the coding sequence ATGGAAATGCAGGACATGCAGGACATGCAGGACATGCAGGACATGCAGAACGTGCAGAACATGCAGAACATGCAGGACATGCAGAACATGCGGGACATGCAGGACATGCAGAACATGCGGGACATGCAGGACATGCAGGACATGCAGAACATGCAGAACATGCAGAACATGGAACATAAGAGGCTGGTGGAGATGATAGAGCAGCACGAAGGCAGAGAGGAATCTCTCATTCAGCTTCTCTTAGATCTGCAAAGCGAGTTCAATTGGATCTCAAAAGATGCTCTCAGAGAGATATCAGAGAGGATGAGGATCCCATCCAGCCGGATATACAGGATAGCAAGCTTCTATGAGGCCATAAGCCTGAAGCCAGTTGGAAAGCACAAAATAAGCGTATGCATGGGCACTGCCTGTCAGGTCAGGGGCTCTCAAAAGATACTGGACAGAACGGAATTCAAGCTGAATGTGGGACAGGGCGGGACGACCAGGGATATGAAATTCACCCTGAAGCGAGTCAATTGCCTCGGTTGCTGCGCCATAGGCCCGGTGATGGTGGTGGACGAGGACTACCACGGCCGGGTGACATCGAATAACGTTGAAGGGATCCTGAGCAAGTACGATTGA
- a CDS encoding hydantoinase/oxoprolinase family protein — translation MILGLDIGGANTKAASADGKYAQSVYLPLWRRSPLEKILKRINAEQKPQAVAVVITGELADCFSSKREGLESIMATVRRAFSSPASSCPVYFWGYSGFRGRDIEEPTDQADILDVAAANWSASAELLARELGDCLFVDMGSTTTDLIPIVARPLAAKTDFLRLSRGELVYMGLLRTNLNSILPLARIRGQQVPVAPELFAIIADAHLASGHIDPDRYTCDTPDGTDVSRISSLRRLARSVCADLEEIGERGALAIAEQACIEQKNRLIAAIERQAELHRLERVAAAGIGEELIAEAATRLGLDCIPLSELYGSRISDLFPAYAAARLLETDPVYLQ, via the coding sequence ATGATCCTGGGACTGGATATCGGCGGAGCGAACACCAAGGCGGCGAGTGCTGACGGCAAATACGCCCAGAGCGTCTATCTTCCCCTCTGGAGGAGGTCGCCCCTGGAGAAGATTTTGAAGAGGATCAATGCAGAGCAGAAGCCGCAGGCTGTGGCGGTGGTCATCACCGGAGAGCTGGCGGACTGCTTCTCCTCCAAGAGGGAGGGGCTGGAGAGCATCATGGCCACAGTCCGCCGGGCCTTCTCCTCACCGGCATCCTCCTGCCCGGTCTATTTCTGGGGCTATAGCGGGTTTAGGGGAAGAGATATAGAAGAGCCGACCGATCAGGCCGATATCCTGGATGTCGCTGCCGCCAACTGGTCAGCATCGGCAGAGCTTCTGGCGCGCGAGCTGGGCGACTGCCTCTTTGTGGATATGGGCAGCACCACCACCGACCTGATCCCCATTGTAGCCAGGCCCCTGGCGGCAAAGACCGATTTTCTCCGCCTTTCCCGGGGAGAGCTGGTCTATATGGGGCTCTTGCGCACCAATCTCAATTCCATCCTCCCCCTGGCCAGGATCAGAGGGCAGCAGGTGCCTGTAGCCCCGGAGCTTTTCGCCATAATCGCCGATGCTCATCTCGCTTCAGGGCATATAGATCCGGATCGGTACACCTGCGACACCCCGGATGGGACGGATGTGAGCCGCATCTCATCCCTGCGCCGGCTGGCGCGCTCGGTCTGTGCCGATCTGGAGGAGATCGGAGAGAGGGGAGCCCTGGCCATAGCAGAGCAGGCCTGCATAGAGCAGAAGAACAGGCTCATAGCAGCCATTGAGAGGCAGGCAGAGCTGCACCGCCTGGAAAGGGTAGCAGCAGCGGGGATAGGTGAGGAGTTGATCGCCGAGGCGGCAACGAGACTGGGGCTGGACTGCATCCCCCTCTCAGAATTGTATGGCAGCAGGATCTCGGATCTCTTTCCCGCTTATGCTGCAGCGAGGCTGCTGGAGACGGATCCGGTCTATCTTCAATGA
- the csb2 gene encoding type I-U CRISPR-associated protein Csb2 — protein sequence MARYALTGQSPPRLTETIIFAETAHRALAELSNGSPVFTGCDRSHKPLQGHGHAHIFCQSNRGQGQDGQGEITHITVYAPVGFRFPEQWALHRLKEIYDEKESGVQLALLGLGRPEDFGGTDQEKNECPLLAKSRSWISRMPFLPTRHPKVTRAGVPKRDARGLQIGSPEHDLRRLLRLAGFPDPADVEPVPCTSSGGRDVPWHAFIRRREKGQGKPAADGAGYGFRIRFAEQVQGPVAVGYGGHFGMGGFYSIN from the coding sequence GTGGCGCGCTACGCCTTAACAGGCCAGAGTCCGCCGCGACTTACAGAAACCATTATCTTTGCGGAGACAGCTCACCGGGCTCTGGCAGAACTCTCCAATGGCTCCCCGGTCTTCACGGGCTGCGATAGATCGCACAAGCCGTTGCAGGGACATGGTCACGCTCACATCTTCTGCCAGTCGAATCGAGGCCAGGGGCAGGATGGCCAGGGAGAGATCACACATATTACAGTTTACGCTCCTGTGGGATTTCGTTTTCCGGAACAGTGGGCCCTGCACAGGTTGAAAGAGATTTATGATGAGAAGGAGTCCGGCGTTCAATTGGCTCTGCTGGGCTTGGGCAGGCCTGAGGACTTTGGAGGGACTGATCAGGAAAAAAACGAGTGCCCTCTCCTGGCTAAATCAAGATCGTGGATCTCGCGCATGCCCTTTCTGCCCACGCGCCATCCCAAGGTCACTCGGGCGGGCGTGCCCAAGCGCGACGCGCGGGGACTGCAGATCGGCAGCCCGGAGCACGATCTACGGCGACTCCTCCGGCTGGCAGGATTTCCCGATCCAGCGGATGTGGAGCCCGTGCCCTGCACCTCCTCGGGCGGGCGGGACGTCCCCTGGCATGCCTTCATCAGGCGGAGGGAGAAGGGGCAGGGAAAGCCGGCGGCGGACGGGGCAGGATATGGCTTTCGCATCCGCTTCGCGGAGCAGGTGCAGGGGCCGGTGGCGGTGGGGTACGGGGGGCATTTTGGGATGGGGGGATTTTATTCGATAAACTGA
- a CDS encoding RAMP superfamily CRISPR-associated protein, with product MTTYIQSLTQMPKLEKMGNQGIFVLPLKIEVEEGSFLHLGGTPSPLTEKKQPVFSVDGQPVIPASSFKGAFRQQVEWHLIEKKDSLAKKLNLANDAMDLLKPSIPSPRPSKAEQDLFSKGYRRENSEIKVEDDRIIIPKNNRGLIGLCPVSYFFGATGLEGFLRIDNFFSVPGELRIDQTRIRIDRQSKTAAPGAIVTGELVKPGSVFTGNITIMEQRQSATFGQCREIGGVKVDLWLANWAEPNEVERQLVLLNEIVIPSLNNIKILGGQKSLGGGKVKIELNI from the coding sequence ATGACAACATATATCCAATCCTTGACGCAAATGCCTAAGCTAGAAAAGATGGGTAACCAGGGCATCTTTGTCTTACCACTAAAAATAGAAGTTGAAGAAGGATCATTTCTGCATCTTGGCGGAACACCCTCACCACTCACAGAGAAAAAACAGCCTGTATTCAGCGTGGATGGTCAACCTGTTATCCCTGCTTCATCTTTTAAAGGGGCCTTCAGGCAGCAGGTCGAATGGCATTTAATAGAGAAAAAGGATTCCTTAGCAAAAAAACTTAATTTAGCCAATGATGCGATGGACCTGCTAAAGCCATCTATTCCTTCTCCGAGACCCTCAAAAGCAGAACAGGATCTATTTTCAAAGGGATATCGCAGAGAAAATTCAGAAATTAAAGTAGAAGATGATAGGATCATTATTCCAAAAAATAATCGGGGACTTATTGGTTTGTGCCCGGTATCTTACTTCTTTGGTGCAACGGGATTAGAGGGTTTCCTGCGAATTGATAACTTCTTCTCTGTACCAGGTGAATTGCGTATAGATCAAACCAGAATACGTATTGATCGTCAGTCTAAGACGGCTGCACCCGGAGCTATCGTAACTGGTGAGCTGGTGAAACCAGGTTCAGTATTTACGGGAAATATAACCATTATGGAGCAAAGGCAAAGTGCAACCTTTGGACAATGTCGTGAGATCGGTGGTGTTAAAGTTGATCTATGGCTGGCAAATTGGGCGGAACCAAACGAAGTTGAGCGTCAGCTAGTGTTGCTGAACGAGATAGTAATTCCCTCTTTAAATAATATTAAAATCCTTGGTGGACAAAAAAGTTTGGGTGGAGGAAAGGTCAAAATAGAGCTAAATATTTGA
- a CDS encoding NADH-ubiquinone oxidoreductase-F iron-sulfur binding region domain-containing protein — MVRLRSIEQLQELRSEIQSKRDAAKPLVAICAGTGCLALGARSVVKAFQDYIQEKDLEDQVEIKETGCPGFCEKGTLVVIYPKGIYYIGVHQEDVPEIVEKTILKGDLVDRLLYRDPETGERAVLENDIPFYKHQMRHLIGKNIKIDPKNIDDYLALGGYSALARVLFGMSPDEVIDEVKRSELRGRGGGGFPTGRKWESARKAPGELKYVIVNCDEGDPGAFMDRALMEGNPHSVLEGLIIAAYAIGSHSGFIYVRMEYPLAVENAALALCQARERGLLGENILGTGFDFDVTIHRGAGSFVSGESTALMNALEGRVGEPRPKYVHTSEKGLWGQPTVLNNVETFANVPLIINQGAERFRSIGTERSKGTKIFSLVGKVNNTGLVEVPMGMSLADIIYKIGGGISGKKGLKGVQTGGPSGGIIPAQSLDTPVDFDELARLGSMMGSGSIIVIDEDTCAVDLARYFVDFLCSESCGKCLPCREGLKRMREILDAIKSGQGKKSDIQTLQDIAELMKEASLCALGRTAVNPVLSTIRHFREEYDAHIEERRCPALSCKSLVKYSIDPEICIACDLCQENCPQGAIYKSGEGFQVIDQSKCIRCGICFEICPKKVRAIVKESPGRA; from the coding sequence ATGGTGAGGCTCAGATCAATCGAACAGCTGCAAGAGCTCAGATCTGAAATCCAGTCCAAGAGAGACGCTGCAAAGCCCCTGGTGGCGATCTGTGCCGGAACTGGCTGCTTGGCCCTGGGCGCCAGGTCTGTGGTCAAGGCCTTTCAGGATTATATTCAGGAAAAGGATCTGGAAGATCAGGTCGAGATCAAGGAGACCGGCTGTCCTGGTTTTTGTGAAAAGGGGACCCTGGTTGTGATCTATCCCAAAGGCATCTACTATATCGGGGTTCATCAGGAAGATGTTCCGGAGATAGTAGAGAAGACCATCCTCAAAGGGGACCTGGTCGATCGCCTGCTCTACAGGGACCCCGAGACGGGAGAGAGGGCAGTCCTTGAGAATGATATTCCTTTTTATAAGCATCAGATGAGACATCTAATAGGCAAAAATATAAAAATAGATCCTAAAAATATTGATGACTACCTAGCTTTGGGCGGCTACAGCGCCCTGGCCAGGGTTCTCTTTGGGATGAGCCCGGATGAGGTGATCGATGAGGTGAAGAGATCAGAGCTCCGGGGCAGGGGCGGCGGCGGATTTCCCACCGGCCGGAAATGGGAGTCGGCTAGAAAGGCCCCGGGCGAGCTCAAATATGTGATCGTCAACTGTGATGAGGGAGACCCGGGCGCCTTTATGGACCGGGCGCTGATGGAGGGCAACCCCCACAGCGTCCTGGAAGGGCTGATCATCGCCGCCTATGCCATTGGTTCGCATAGCGGCTTTATCTATGTGCGCATGGAATACCCTCTGGCGGTAGAGAATGCCGCCCTCGCCCTCTGCCAGGCACGGGAGCGGGGCCTGCTGGGAGAGAATATCCTGGGCACGGGCTTTGATTTTGATGTGACCATTCACCGGGGGGCCGGCTCCTTTGTCTCTGGGGAGTCGACTGCCCTGATGAATGCCCTGGAGGGAAGGGTAGGCGAGCCCAGGCCAAAGTATGTGCACACCTCCGAGAAGGGGCTCTGGGGCCAGCCGACTGTCCTGAACAATGTTGAGACCTTTGCCAATGTGCCTTTGATAATCAATCAGGGGGCAGAACGGTTCCGCTCCATCGGAACTGAGAGGAGCAAGGGGACCAAGATATTCTCTTTGGTGGGCAAGGTAAATAACACCGGCCTGGTCGAGGTCCCCATGGGCATGAGCCTGGCCGATATCATATACAAGATCGGCGGGGGAATTTCAGGCAAAAAGGGGCTCAAAGGGGTGCAGACCGGTGGGCCGTCTGGAGGCATCATCCCTGCTCAATCTCTGGATACCCCCGTGGACTTCGATGAGCTGGCCCGCCTGGGCTCCATGATGGGTTCGGGGAGCATCATAGTCATCGATGAGGATACCTGTGCCGTCGACCTGGCCCGCTACTTTGTGGACTTTCTCTGCAGTGAGTCCTGCGGCAAATGCCTGCCCTGCCGGGAGGGGCTGAAAAGGATGCGAGAGATACTCGATGCCATCAAGTCCGGCCAGGGGAAAAAGAGCGATATTCAGACCCTGCAGGATATTGCAGAATTGATGAAAGAGGCATCCCTCTGCGCTCTGGGACGAACGGCAGTCAATCCCGTCCTCAGCACCATTCGCCATTTCCGGGAGGAGTATGATGCCCACATCGAGGAGAGGAGATGTCCTGCCCTCTCCTGCAAGTCCCTTGTCAAATATTCCATTGACCCTGAGATCTGCATAGCCTGCGATCTATGCCAGGAGAACTGCCCCCAGGGGGCGATCTATAAATCCGGGGAGGGGTTCCAGGTTATCGATCAGTCCAAATGCATACGATGCGGCATATGCTTTGAGATCTGCCCCAAGAAGGTAAGAGCAATTGTAAAAGAGTCCCCGGGCCGGGCATGA
- a CDS encoding DUF488 domain-containing protein, protein MIKIERIYDASAGTGFRILVDRLWPRGIKKDEAKVDLWMRDIAPSNELRKWFGHDPAKWEEFKERFYGELDQKPEIVNQLISKAGESDLLLLYAAKDEEHNNAVALKEYIESKMISRE, encoded by the coding sequence ATGATAAAGATAGAGAGAATCTATGATGCCTCTGCAGGCACAGGCTTCAGAATACTGGTGGACAGGCTGTGGCCCAGAGGCATCAAAAAGGATGAGGCAAAGGTAGACCTCTGGATGAGGGATATAGCCCCCAGCAATGAGCTGAGAAAGTGGTTTGGCCACGATCCAGCCAAATGGGAGGAGTTCAAAGAGAGATTCTATGGCGAGCTTGATCAGAAGCCTGAGATTGTAAATCAGCTCATTTCAAAGGCAGGGGAGTCTGATCTGCTTTTATTATATGCAGCCAAGGATGAGGAGCACAATAATGCAGTAGCTTTGAAGGAGTACATCGAGTCCAAAATGATCAGCAGAGAATAA
- a CDS encoding heavy metal translocating P-type ATPase, producing the protein MHSMHNMAGMHDRTSGEETADAGRDGPGHEMKDKSTGSHQAMPHKEHQGGHIGHFAEDFKRRFMISLMVTVPILALSPMVQHLLGFKLEFPGSIILLFLLSTFVYFYGGYPFLKGFVREIKEHNPGMMTLIAIAISAAYFYSSAVVFGLPGEIFFWELATLIVIMLLGHWIEMRSVLGASRALEELARIMPSAAHLIQDGRTVEVRIEELRPGDRIQVKPGEKIPVDGVVSEGKSSVNESMLTGESRPLAKKKGDKVIGGSINGEGSLLVETEKVGEESYLSQVIKLVREAQESKSRTQDLADRAARLLTIISLSVSAITLLVWLYFSRDSAFAVERAVTVMVISCPHALGLAVPLVVAVSTSLAAKSGLLIRDRSAFETARGLEAVIFDKTGTLTEGKFGVTDVITFSELDKDEVLRIAASLEESSEHPIARGIVRGSRDAGLEPVRIDDFKAIPGKGIEGRIGEERWKVVSPGYLKESGIDIKDDSLDKYAGQDKTVVFLLSEERPVGAIALADVIRRESREAIERLKGMNIRCMMLTGDNRFVARWVAEDLGLDDYFAEVLPHEKARTVRGVQKDYVVAMVGDGVNDAPALVSADVGIAIGAGTDVAVESADIILVRNDPRDVANIIRLSKKTYRKMTQNLIWATGYNALAIPLAAGILYSQGILLSSALGAILMSASTVIVAVNARFLDDI; encoded by the coding sequence ATGCATAGCATGCATAACATGGCCGGGATGCATGACCGGACCTCAGGGGAGGAGACGGCTGATGCAGGCAGGGATGGCCCTGGCCATGAGATGAAAGACAAGAGCACTGGCAGCCATCAGGCAATGCCCCATAAGGAACACCAGGGCGGGCATATTGGCCATTTTGCAGAGGATTTCAAGAGAAGGTTTATGATCTCTTTGATGGTCACAGTCCCCATCCTCGCCCTCTCCCCCATGGTGCAGCATTTGCTGGGCTTCAAGCTGGAGTTTCCCGGCTCCATCATCCTGCTCTTCTTATTGTCTACCTTTGTGTATTTTTATGGGGGATATCCCTTCCTCAAGGGGTTTGTCAGGGAAATCAAAGAGCATAATCCTGGCATGATGACCCTGATCGCCATAGCCATCAGCGCAGCCTATTTTTACAGCTCGGCAGTGGTATTCGGCCTCCCGGGAGAGATCTTCTTTTGGGAGCTGGCTACACTGATAGTCATCATGCTTCTCGGCCACTGGATTGAGATGCGCTCTGTGCTGGGAGCCTCCCGCGCTCTGGAGGAGCTGGCCAGGATCATGCCATCCGCCGCCCACCTGATCCAAGATGGCCGCACTGTGGAGGTGAGGATTGAGGAGCTGAGGCCGGGAGACAGGATCCAGGTCAAGCCGGGGGAGAAGATACCGGTGGACGGAGTGGTATCCGAAGGGAAAAGCAGCGTCAATGAGTCAATGCTCACCGGCGAGTCCAGGCCCCTGGCCAAGAAAAAGGGAGATAAGGTCATTGGCGGGTCCATCAACGGCGAGGGCTCATTGCTGGTAGAGACGGAAAAGGTGGGAGAGGAGAGCTACCTAAGCCAGGTCATCAAGCTGGTCAGAGAAGCCCAGGAGAGCAAATCAAGAACCCAGGACCTGGCGGATAGAGCTGCTCGCCTGCTCACAATCATATCATTGAGTGTGAGCGCCATCACCCTTCTGGTCTGGCTCTACTTCAGCCGGGATTCAGCATTCGCTGTGGAGAGGGCGGTGACGGTGATGGTCATATCCTGCCCCCATGCTCTGGGCCTGGCAGTCCCTTTAGTGGTGGCAGTCTCCACCTCTCTGGCGGCAAAGTCAGGTCTGCTGATCAGGGACAGATCCGCCTTTGAAACGGCCAGGGGGCTGGAGGCAGTGATATTTGACAAGACCGGCACCCTGACCGAGGGCAAATTCGGGGTCACTGATGTCATCACCTTCTCTGAGCTGGATAAGGATGAGGTGCTGAGGATAGCTGCATCCCTGGAGGAGAGCTCAGAGCACCCCATCGCCAGAGGGATTGTGAGAGGTTCACGGGATGCTGGCCTTGAGCCGGTCCGTATCGATGACTTCAAGGCAATCCCCGGCAAAGGGATAGAGGGCCGGATCGGAGAAGAGAGATGGAAGGTTGTGAGCCCAGGCTACCTGAAGGAGAGTGGAATCGATATCAAGGATGATAGCCTGGATAAATATGCCGGGCAGGATAAGACCGTCGTCTTCCTGCTCTCAGAGGAGCGGCCCGTCGGGGCCATAGCCCTGGCGGACGTGATAAGGAGGGAGTCAAGAGAGGCCATCGAGAGGCTAAAAGGAATGAATATCAGATGCATGATGCTCACTGGAGACAATCGATTCGTCGCCAGGTGGGTGGCGGAAGATCTGGGTCTGGACGACTATTTCGCAGAGGTTCTGCCCCACGAGAAGGCCCGGACGGTGAGGGGTGTCCAGAAGGATTATGTTGTCGCCATGGTGGGAGATGGAGTGAATGATGCTCCTGCACTGGTGAGCGCTGATGTGGGCATTGCCATCGGCGCGGGCACAGATGTCGCTGTTGAGTCAGCGGATATAATCCTGGTCAGGAACGATCCAAGGGATGTTGCGAACATAATCCGCCTCTCGAAGAAGACCTACAGAAAGATGACTCAGAACCTGATCTGGGCGACGGGCTACAATGCCCTGGCCATTCCCCTGGCGGCAGGCATCCTGTACAGCCAGGGGATTCTGCTCAGCTCCGCCCTCGGTGCCATTCTGATGAGCGCCAGCACTGTGATCGTGGCTGTGAATGCCAGGTTTCTGGATGATATATGA
- a CDS encoding flavodoxin domain-containing protein, with the protein MPKIAIIYASQSGKTKKMAEAIASGAKSVAGVDVVAKPVFQAKADDVQDADAVILGGSTYNSKLIRTMDPFLAQLEKLDLKGKVGVAFGSYGWSGEGVPILIDRMKSFGMSVIEPGTTAVQLPSKEDLERCTELGKTVANGLLN; encoded by the coding sequence ATGCCGAAGATAGCGATAATCTATGCCAGCCAGTCTGGAAAGACAAAGAAGATGGCAGAGGCGATTGCCAGTGGGGCGAAGAGCGTTGCGGGCGTCGATGTAGTGGCAAAGCCCGTCTTCCAGGCAAAGGCCGATGATGTCCAGGATGCCGATGCTGTCATACTGGGCGGCTCGACCTATAACAGCAAGCTCATCAGGACCATGGATCCATTCCTGGCCCAACTGGAGAAGCTCGACCTGAAGGGCAAGGTGGGAGTGGCCTTCGGCTCGTATGGGTGGAGCGGAGAGGGGGTGCCCATCCTCATCGACCGGATGAAATCATTTGGCATGTCGGTGATCGAGCCTGGGACGACAGCAGTGCAGCTTCCCAGCAAAGAGGATCTGGAGAGGTGCACGGAGCTGGGAAAGACGGTAGCCAATGGCCTGCTGAACTGA
- a CDS encoding Coenzyme F420 hydrogenase/dehydrogenase, beta subunit C-terminal domain, whose amino-acid sequence MAAKEKIAEPTYLEYGFGELEYKVIKSDICSRCGTCEALCPRIEHVEDRPELVMYDPHCGLCFTYCPRSFLDMGYMESKLFGRTRRPEEMLGIYRKAVSAQAISREGLAQDGGVATALLVWALESGMIDCAIVTDKDDEWRTTARVATTAEEIRSAAGTKYTINNSVNALAEALEMGCEKIAFVGTPCQIQGLRKVQLLDEPYQFGQDKIALLIGLFCYENFDYDLLMDGLVKGRFGLDPRDVARFEIKKGMLRVIDKQGKISEVKLEETEEYAFKGCGPCFDFASELADISVGSVGSSEGWSTVLFRTDKGERLYTGALAAGALQEKRVSEKGLALASRLAKEKESRFLSRSAEMNATGISR is encoded by the coding sequence ATGGCTGCTAAGGAGAAGATTGCAGAGCCCACTTACCTGGAATATGGTTTCGGGGAGCTGGAGTATAAGGTCATAAAATCGGATATATGCAGTCGCTGTGGCACCTGTGAGGCCCTCTGTCCCAGGATTGAGCATGTGGAGGACAGGCCAGAGCTGGTGATGTACGATCCCCATTGCGGCCTGTGCTTCACCTACTGCCCCAGAAGCTTCCTGGATATGGGCTACATGGAGTCCAAGTTATTCGGCAGGACCAGGAGACCGGAGGAGATGCTGGGCATATACAGGAAAGCCGTCTCTGCTCAGGCCATCTCCCGCGAGGGTCTGGCACAGGACGGTGGCGTGGCCACTGCCCTGCTCGTCTGGGCGCTGGAGTCGGGGATGATCGACTGCGCCATTGTGACCGACAAGGATGATGAATGGAGGACAACAGCCCGGGTTGCCACCACCGCCGAGGAGATCAGGTCCGCCGCTGGCACCAAGTATACCATAAACAACAGCGTCAATGCCCTGGCTGAGGCCCTGGAGATGGGCTGCGAGAAGATCGCCTTTGTAGGTACCCCCTGTCAGATCCAGGGATTGAGAAAGGTTCAGCTCCTCGACGAGCCTTACCAGTTCGGTCAGGATAAGATAGCCCTGCTCATCGGCCTCTTCTGCTATGAGAACTTCGACTATGATCTGCTCATGGATGGCCTGGTGAAGGGCAGGTTCGGCCTTGATCCCAGGGATGTGGCCCGGTTTGAGATCAAGAAGGGCATGCTCCGGGTGATCGACAAGCAGGGCAAGATCAGTGAGGTGAAGCTGGAGGAGACCGAGGAGTATGCCTTCAAGGGATGCGGGCCCTGCTTTGACTTTGCCAGCGAGCTGGCAGACATATCCGTGGGCAGCGTGGGATCCAGTGAAGGCTGGTCGACTGTTCTTTTCCGCACCGATAAGGGGGAGAGGCTCTACACCGGCGCCCTGGCGGCAGGTGCTCTGCAGGAGAAGCGCGTATCTGAGAAGGGTCTGGCCCTGGCTAGCAGGCTGGCGAAGGAGAAGGAGAGCCGGTTTCTGAGCAGGTCAGCAGAGATGAACGCCACTGGCATCAGCCGCTGA